A genomic window from Streptomyces sp. WMMC940 includes:
- a CDS encoding acyltransferase family protein has protein sequence MRTTLAPLVARIEASTPPHRDRAIDGLRALALLAVPAGHWMLGGFTLDADGAIHNASPLSAFGAFAPVSWVLQMLGIFFLVGGHASALSYRRRPSGTAAWLKGRAARLGRPVLGVTAVWAALIAVLTAAGVPEDTLRTGATLVVQPLWFVGVYVVVTALTPLCVRAARRLGGWAAAPLLLSVATVDLLRYGPYADAVPSWLSVLNILPGWLFAYQLGVSWGEGRVGRRGAALAAAGGAVLFAVLLAVFHYPASMVGVPGEARTNSHPPSLLVLALASAQSGAAILLRERLGRLLERPALWAPVVVVNLSAMTILCWHQSAMLAAAVPASYAGPVPGLTTAPDTLGWVIARTAWLPVFAVLLGLIGRYARVFEPPWRDVGVSRRVAAGVLAVGFTAFALGLT, from the coding sequence ATGAGGACGACGCTCGCCCCTCTCGTCGCGAGGATCGAGGCGTCGACTCCTCCGCACCGCGACCGTGCGATCGACGGACTGCGCGCCCTCGCCCTACTGGCGGTGCCGGCCGGGCACTGGATGCTCGGGGGCTTCACCCTCGACGCGGACGGCGCGATCCACAACGCGAGCCCGCTGTCGGCCTTCGGCGCGTTCGCGCCCGTCAGCTGGGTGCTGCAGATGCTGGGGATCTTCTTCCTGGTGGGCGGCCACGCCTCGGCCCTCTCCTACCGCCGCCGCCCGTCCGGTACCGCCGCGTGGCTGAAGGGCCGCGCGGCACGGCTCGGACGCCCCGTGCTGGGCGTGACCGCCGTGTGGGCGGCGCTGATCGCGGTACTGACGGCGGCGGGCGTGCCGGAGGACACCCTGCGGACCGGGGCGACGCTCGTCGTCCAGCCGCTGTGGTTCGTGGGCGTGTACGTCGTCGTCACCGCCCTCACGCCGCTCTGCGTACGGGCCGCCCGGCGCCTCGGCGGCTGGGCCGCAGCACCTCTGCTGCTGTCGGTCGCCACCGTCGACCTCCTGCGGTACGGGCCGTACGCCGACGCCGTGCCGTCCTGGCTGAGCGTGCTGAACATCCTCCCCGGCTGGCTCTTCGCCTACCAACTCGGCGTCTCCTGGGGCGAGGGGCGCGTCGGCCGGCGCGGCGCGGCGCTGGCGGCCGCGGGCGGGGCGGTCCTGTTCGCCGTGCTGCTCGCCGTCTTCCACTACCCGGCGTCGATGGTGGGCGTTCCCGGCGAGGCCCGCACCAACTCCCACCCCCCGTCCCTGCTGGTCCTCGCGCTCGCCTCGGCGCAGAGCGGCGCGGCGATCCTCCTCCGCGAACGCCTCGGCCGGCTGCTGGAGCGGCCCGCGCTGTGGGCGCCGGTCGTGGTCGTCAACCTCTCGGCGATGACGATCCTTTGCTGGCACCAGAGCGCGATGCTGGCCGCTGCGGTACCGGCGTCGTACGCGGGGCCGGTCCCCGGGCTGACGACGGCGCCCGACACGCTGGGCTGGGTGATAGCGCGCACGGCCTGGCTGCCCGTGTTCGCCGTGCTGCTGGGCCTGATCGGGCGGTACGCACGGGTCTTCGAGCCTCCGTGGCGCGACGTCGGCGTGTCCCGCCGAGTGGCTGCGGGCGTCCTCGCAGTGGGCTTCACGGCGTTCGCCCTGGGCCTGACGTAG
- a CDS encoding alpha/beta hydrolase — protein MRRFRRTLVAAAVATAVVTGTAGWASGTTQTPVTGPPPGTEDWRADGSLGHALPDPGSASPDEVARFFAGLTEHQRQDLVARHPSVVGNLDGAPAALRYRANARALGADTDGRQILAYDPRGRGQLVEVFGDLAEARRVAVVVPGSDIDAGTFDRTREMARSLYEAANDSGGGAAGNVPSNGGTGSGGADDRDGNDRAGTVAVIAWAGYTTPVGVGLDAATGALAEAGAERLAGFTRGVAAAGAVRPALFCHSYGSVVCGLAAERAGVTDVVVLGSPGMRAESVADLHTGARVWAAKAPSDWISKVPNVEFAGLGHGTDPTAPEFGARQVPADDTAGHAGYFAPGTSSLRAFASIARGEAR, from the coding sequence ATGCGACGGTTCAGGAGGACTCTGGTCGCAGCGGCGGTCGCGACGGCCGTCGTCACCGGAACGGCGGGATGGGCGTCGGGCACCACCCAGACACCGGTCACGGGGCCGCCGCCGGGTACGGAGGATTGGCGGGCGGACGGCTCACTGGGCCACGCCCTGCCCGATCCCGGCAGCGCGTCGCCGGATGAAGTCGCGCGCTTCTTCGCCGGGCTGACGGAACATCAGCGGCAAGACCTGGTCGCACGGCACCCGTCGGTGGTCGGCAATCTGGACGGCGCGCCGGCCGCCCTGCGGTACCGGGCCAACGCCCGTGCGCTGGGGGCCGATACGGACGGCCGGCAGATCCTCGCCTACGACCCGCGTGGCCGCGGACAGCTCGTCGAGGTCTTCGGGGACCTCGCCGAGGCCCGCCGCGTCGCCGTGGTCGTCCCGGGCTCGGACATCGACGCCGGGACCTTCGACCGTACCCGTGAGATGGCCCGCTCGCTGTACGAGGCGGCGAACGACAGCGGCGGGGGCGCCGCCGGAAACGTCCCGTCGAACGGGGGCACGGGGAGCGGCGGCGCGGACGACCGCGACGGGAACGACCGAGCGGGGACCGTCGCCGTGATCGCCTGGGCCGGTTACACCACTCCCGTCGGGGTGGGCCTCGACGCCGCCACCGGAGCCCTGGCCGAGGCCGGGGCCGAGCGGCTGGCCGGCTTCACCCGAGGCGTCGCCGCGGCCGGCGCGGTCCGCCCCGCCCTGTTCTGCCACAGCTACGGATCCGTCGTCTGCGGCCTCGCCGCGGAACGGGCGGGTGTCACGGACGTCGTCGTGCTCGGCTCGCCCGGGATGCGCGCGGAGAGCGTCGCCGACCTGCACACCGGCGCGCGTGTCTGGGCCGCCAAGGCCCCGTCCGACTGGATCTCCAAGGTGCCGAACGTCGAGTTCGCCGGCCTCGGCCACGGAACCGACCCCACCGCACCGGAGTTCGGCGCCCGTCAGGTGCCGGCCGACGACACCGCCGGCCACGCCGGCTACTTCGCGCCCGGCACCTCGTCGCTGCGCGCGTTCGCCTCGATCGCCCGGGGAGAGGCCCGATGA
- a CDS encoding response regulator has product MTIRVIIVDDQAMVRAGFAALLAAQSDIDVVGEAPDGRRGIEVARAALPDVVLMDVRMPELDGLAAAREILAPPPRVVRVPKVLMLTTFDVDDYVYEALRAGASGFLLKDAPPADLISAVRVVAAGEALLAPSVTRRLIADFAAQRPAPRKEGASLRLGGLTPRETEVLELIARGLSNQEIAGRLVLAEQTVKTHIGRVLSKLGLRDRAQAVVFAYESGLVTPGDR; this is encoded by the coding sequence TTGACCATCCGCGTGATCATCGTCGACGACCAGGCCATGGTGCGCGCGGGGTTCGCCGCGCTGCTGGCCGCGCAGTCGGACATCGACGTCGTCGGCGAGGCCCCGGACGGCCGCCGGGGCATCGAGGTCGCCCGCGCCGCGCTCCCCGACGTGGTCCTGATGGACGTACGGATGCCGGAGCTGGACGGGCTGGCCGCGGCCCGGGAGATCCTGGCTCCGCCGCCGCGCGTGGTGCGCGTGCCGAAGGTGCTGATGCTGACCACCTTCGACGTGGACGACTACGTGTACGAGGCGCTGCGCGCGGGCGCGTCCGGCTTCCTGCTGAAGGACGCCCCGCCGGCCGATCTGATCTCCGCGGTCCGGGTGGTGGCGGCGGGCGAGGCGCTGCTGGCGCCGTCCGTTACCCGGCGACTCATCGCCGACTTCGCGGCCCAGCGTCCCGCTCCCCGCAAGGAGGGCGCCTCGCTGCGGCTGGGCGGGCTCACCCCGCGCGAGACGGAGGTCCTGGAGCTGATCGCCCGCGGGCTGTCCAACCAGGAGATCGCGGGCCGGCTCGTCCTCGCCGAGCAGACGGTCAAGACCCACATCGGCCGGGTGCTGTCGAAGCTCGGGCTGCGCGACCGTGCTCAAGCAGTGGTCTTCGCCTACGAGTCGGGGCTGGTGACGCCGGGCGACCGGTAG
- a CDS encoding sensor histidine kinase produces MTTTPPAAENGGPQPAPARASGPRTVLRDAARSAPARHVRSAARESLRTFGTALTTPAPSPGPPRTSSRIRRWLPHVLGPVAVSSLLPVTINVLAQDYRLGGALAGALATAQTAPLLLAVTRPLQAWWIIFAADVLGALALLGADGTEGRSWPWPPMTVVGYLLLMLCLGLRERRRTLVAVWLVTGAAGFLFELVSQRLGDGVHVLLFVLSGIVLLVADTLRTRGEVQRRLAEQETISEAERARRTLLEERARIARELHDVVAHHMSVITVQADSAPYRIDGLPGAAQEEFATIAAGARESLTEMRRLLAVLRSEGSEGERAPQPGLGRLQQLVEATVRAGVPAELSLPADLGDVPQTLDLSAYRVVQEALANVVRHAPGAATRVSVGADGTHLTVLVVNGPAAEPGSPLETSGTGHGLVGMRERVRLTGGTLDTGPLPDGGFRVAARMPLVPTSPPGTTGTGATTGTGATTGTGATTGKEPR; encoded by the coding sequence ATGACCACCACGCCCCCCGCCGCCGAGAACGGCGGTCCCCAGCCGGCCCCGGCCAGGGCGTCTGGGCCGCGGACCGTGCTGCGCGACGCCGCCCGCTCCGCTCCGGCACGGCACGTCCGTTCCGCCGCGCGGGAGTCCCTGCGTACGTTCGGCACCGCGCTGACCACGCCCGCCCCGTCGCCCGGTCCGCCGAGGACGTCCTCGCGCATCCGGCGGTGGCTGCCCCACGTGCTGGGGCCGGTCGCCGTGAGCTCCCTGCTGCCCGTCACGATCAACGTCCTGGCCCAGGACTACCGGCTCGGCGGCGCCCTCGCCGGAGCCCTGGCCACGGCTCAGACCGCACCGCTGCTGCTGGCCGTGACCCGGCCGCTGCAGGCCTGGTGGATCATCTTCGCCGCCGATGTGCTCGGCGCGTTGGCCCTGCTGGGCGCGGACGGCACGGAGGGCAGGAGCTGGCCGTGGCCGCCGATGACCGTCGTCGGCTATCTGCTGCTGATGCTGTGCCTGGGGCTCCGCGAACGGCGGCGCACCCTCGTGGCCGTCTGGCTGGTGACGGGCGCGGCGGGCTTCCTCTTCGAGCTGGTCTCGCAGCGGCTCGGCGACGGCGTCCACGTACTGCTGTTCGTGCTGAGCGGCATCGTCCTGCTGGTCGCCGACACCCTGCGGACCCGCGGCGAGGTGCAGCGGAGGCTCGCCGAGCAGGAGACCATCAGCGAGGCCGAGCGAGCCCGGCGCACCCTGCTGGAGGAACGGGCCCGCATCGCCCGCGAACTGCACGACGTGGTCGCCCACCACATGTCGGTGATCACCGTGCAGGCCGACTCGGCGCCGTACCGGATCGACGGACTGCCCGGCGCCGCCCAGGAGGAGTTCGCCACGATCGCGGCCGGAGCACGGGAGTCCCTGACCGAGATGAGGCGGTTGCTCGCGGTGCTGCGCAGCGAGGGTTCCGAGGGCGAGCGTGCCCCGCAGCCGGGCCTCGGCCGGCTGCAGCAGCTGGTGGAGGCGACGGTACGGGCCGGGGTACCGGCCGAACTGTCGCTCCCGGCGGATCTGGGCGACGTACCGCAGACCCTGGACCTCTCCGCGTACCGCGTCGTGCAGGAGGCACTGGCGAACGTGGTACGGCACGCACCCGGTGCGGCGACGCGGGTGTCGGTCGGCGCGGACGGCACCCATCTCACGGTGCTCGTCGTCAACGGCCCCGCCGCGGAGCCCGGTTCACCGCTGGAGACCTCCGGGACCGGACACGGACTGGTCGGGATGCGCGAACGCGTACGGTTGACCGGCGGCACCCTGGACACCGGGCCGCTGCCGGACGGCGGCTTCCGGGTCGCCGCCCGCATGCCCCTGGTGCCCACGAGCCCGCCCGGGACGACCGGGACCGGCGCCACGACCGGGACCGGCGCCACGACCGGGACCGGCGCCACGACCGGGAAGGAACCCCGTTGA
- a CDS encoding DUF4429 domain-containing protein — translation MGDVLAGIQATWEFEPDSVLIRFTRGNRGTPKLFQVLDERHVPFEALESVTLSPGKRGTVVLQAVPRPGADPLMDAAAGQLKESADPYRLVLPAERETLAEYYADALSAVLPGPGTGPAARYLVPSVGAPLRFKAYDGKAVFDGDRVSFRWSWTGASSAKWKAGDQNYSVSELAGVEWRSPEVFDGHLRLLLRGGAPGSGPAGPGDRPAQADQDPAAVVFGLGYGPVHESLPFAAAVLEAVREAAPALPAATAPPRDPAGVAERMRHLGELHGAGLVTDDEFRSKKAELLAEL, via the coding sequence ATGGGTGATGTGCTGGCCGGAATTCAAGCCACCTGGGAGTTCGAACCGGACTCCGTGCTCATCCGCTTCACCCGGGGGAACCGCGGTACGCCAAAGCTGTTCCAGGTGCTGGACGAACGGCACGTCCCTTTCGAAGCGCTCGAGTCGGTGACCCTCTCCCCGGGCAAACGCGGCACGGTGGTGCTGCAGGCGGTGCCGAGACCGGGCGCCGATCCGCTGATGGACGCGGCTGCGGGCCAACTGAAGGAGAGCGCGGACCCGTACCGGCTGGTGCTGCCCGCGGAGCGCGAGACGCTGGCCGAGTACTACGCCGACGCACTGAGCGCCGTCCTGCCCGGCCCGGGCACCGGGCCCGCCGCCCGGTACCTGGTCCCGTCCGTCGGCGCGCCCCTCCGGTTCAAGGCGTACGACGGCAAGGCCGTGTTCGACGGGGACAGGGTGTCCTTCCGCTGGTCCTGGACGGGTGCCTCGTCCGCGAAGTGGAAGGCCGGCGACCAGAACTACTCCGTGTCCGAGCTGGCCGGGGTCGAGTGGCGCTCCCCCGAGGTCTTCGACGGCCATCTGCGCCTGCTGCTCCGCGGCGGTGCCCCCGGCTCCGGTCCGGCAGGGCCCGGGGACCGGCCCGCGCAGGCCGACCAGGACCCGGCAGCGGTCGTCTTCGGCCTGGGCTACGGACCGGTGCACGAGTCGCTGCCGTTCGCGGCGGCGGTCCTGGAGGCGGTCCGCGAGGCCGCGCCCGCGCTGCCGGCCGCAACCGCGCCCCCGCGCGATCCGGCGGGCGTCGCGGAGCGGATGCGGCACCTCGGCGAACTGCACGGCGCGGGGCTGGTGACGGACGACGAGTTCCGTTCCAAGAAGGCCGAGCTCCTGGCGGAGCTGTAG
- a CDS encoding alpha/beta hydrolase → MTAFDSSPTPNVRRALLALAVVFVLLATTGWTAVRHQRAPVDARATALAAWEEARIGHRTLPDPESSPGVLAGFFSSLGDGQAASLAERHPLVVGNLNGAPVTLRYRANRIALAEARQVEMRRMRDGRLSAEGRHEAGRRTHRYESLLSPGRQILAFDPTGKGRIAEVFGDLDRAQRVSVVVPGVDTNVLTFERSKRKYSAPVGMAQSLYRAERVAAPSVRTAVIAWADYVSPAGVGLDASTGRLAANGASRLVALTGALPGRAEVSLFCHSYGSVVCGVAARELPGRVSDMAVAGSPGMRAETAAQLGTDARVWAMRDSDDWIEDVPYLKVGGLGHGADPMAPDFGARVLSAAGAVGHTGYFEPGTESLSNFAEIGVGSYGTVRCAGGDSACRSGIYGAEVI, encoded by the coding sequence GTGACTGCTTTCGACTCCTCCCCCACACCGAACGTCCGGCGCGCCCTCCTCGCTCTCGCCGTCGTGTTCGTGCTGCTGGCGACCACCGGTTGGACCGCTGTACGGCATCAACGCGCCCCCGTCGACGCCCGGGCGACCGCGCTCGCCGCATGGGAGGAGGCCCGCATCGGGCATCGCACGCTGCCGGACCCGGAGTCGTCCCCCGGCGTCCTGGCCGGTTTCTTCTCCTCCCTCGGGGACGGGCAGGCGGCCTCGCTGGCGGAGCGCCACCCCCTTGTCGTGGGCAATCTCAACGGCGCTCCGGTGACGCTGCGCTACCGCGCCAACCGGATCGCGCTGGCCGAGGCACGCCAGGTGGAGATGCGGCGGATGCGCGACGGCCGGCTCTCCGCCGAAGGGCGCCACGAGGCGGGCCGGCGCACGCACCGGTACGAGTCGCTGCTGAGCCCCGGTCGCCAGATCCTCGCCTTCGACCCGACCGGGAAGGGCAGGATCGCCGAGGTCTTCGGGGACCTCGACCGGGCACAGCGGGTCTCCGTGGTCGTCCCCGGCGTCGACACCAACGTGCTGACCTTCGAGCGGAGCAAGCGCAAGTACTCGGCCCCGGTGGGCATGGCGCAGTCGCTCTACCGGGCCGAGCGCGTCGCCGCGCCCTCCGTGCGCACCGCCGTCATCGCCTGGGCCGACTACGTCTCACCCGCGGGCGTCGGGCTGGACGCCTCCACCGGCCGGCTCGCCGCGAACGGGGCGAGCCGCCTGGTCGCCCTGACGGGGGCGCTGCCCGGCCGGGCCGAGGTGTCGCTGTTCTGCCACAGCTACGGCTCGGTGGTGTGCGGAGTCGCCGCGCGTGAACTGCCCGGACGGGTCAGCGACATGGCGGTCGCCGGCAGCCCAGGCATGCGGGCCGAGACCGCGGCCCAGCTGGGCACGGACGCGCGCGTGTGGGCGATGCGGGACAGCGACGACTGGATCGAGGACGTGCCGTACCTGAAGGTCGGTGGGCTCGGCCACGGCGCCGACCCGATGGCCCCGGACTTCGGGGCACGGGTGCTGTCGGCGGCGGGAGCGGTCGGCCACACCGGCTATTTCGAGCCGGGTACGGAGAGCCTCAGCAACTTCGCCGAGATAGGCGTCGGTTCGTACGGGACGGTCCGCTGCGCCGGCGGCGACTCCGCGTGCCGCAGCGGAATTTACGGCGCGGAAGTGATCTGA
- a CDS encoding peptidase inhibitor family I36 protein, which produces MRTTVLTTAALAALCLLTPASTASSASPASTASKASPATPASTASASPAPPPAVRSGPAAPPRLGGCAPGELCLWVKPDFAGARQVHELSGIDIESCVPLPTGAGAQSLANRTGRPVTAYQSAECAETGEFDTYPGGGTWVPQSPYRVRAFKVWEN; this is translated from the coding sequence ATGCGTACGACCGTCCTCACCACCGCGGCCCTGGCCGCCCTGTGCCTGCTCACACCGGCGTCCACGGCCTCGTCGGCCTCGCCGGCGTCCACGGCGTCCAAGGCATCGCCGGCCACTCCGGCGTCCACGGCCTCGGCGTCCCCGGCACCCCCACCGGCGGTGCGGTCCGGCCCCGCCGCGCCGCCGCGACTCGGCGGTTGTGCGCCCGGTGAGCTGTGCCTCTGGGTGAAACCGGACTTTGCCGGGGCGCGCCAGGTCCACGAGCTGTCCGGTATCGACATCGAGTCCTGCGTCCCGCTCCCGACGGGCGCCGGCGCCCAGTCCCTCGCCAACCGCACCGGCCGCCCCGTCACCGCCTACCAGTCCGCGGAGTGCGCGGAGACCGGTGAGTTCGACACGTACCCGGGCGGCGGGACCTGGGTGCCGCAGTCCCCGTACCGGGTCCGGGCGTTCAAGGTGTGGGAGAACTAG
- a CDS encoding ion channel has product MKERTAQVRWEARTQGPLLVLAVVFGIAYAVPIVLSDAPAWVHRGCQAVEWTVWSAFAVDYLARLWLAPYKWLFVRRHPLDLLAVLLPLVQPLRLLRVVSTLLLVGRRARMAPQITLTTYVAGAVTGLMMFGSLAVLAVERDAPDGNIRTLGDAVWWSFTTTTTVGYGDHAPTTGLGRVLAVGLMLSGIALLGVVTANIAAWFISRFERDDAEERRQTALLEALTQEVRELRADVARLSADPAALAERPTVPPPTATRSPGSPSSPTP; this is encoded by the coding sequence ATGAAGGAAAGAACGGCGCAGGTGCGCTGGGAGGCCCGCACCCAGGGCCCGCTGCTGGTTCTCGCCGTGGTCTTCGGCATCGCGTACGCGGTGCCGATCGTGCTGTCGGACGCCCCCGCGTGGGTCCATCGGGGCTGCCAGGCCGTCGAGTGGACCGTGTGGAGCGCCTTCGCCGTGGACTATCTGGCACGGCTGTGGCTGGCTCCCTACAAGTGGCTCTTCGTGCGGAGGCACCCGCTGGACCTGCTCGCGGTGCTCCTGCCGCTGGTGCAGCCGCTGCGGCTGCTGCGCGTGGTCTCCACGCTCCTCCTGGTCGGGCGGCGGGCCCGGATGGCCCCGCAGATCACGCTCACGACATACGTGGCCGGTGCGGTGACCGGGCTGATGATGTTCGGCTCGCTCGCCGTCCTGGCCGTCGAGCGGGACGCGCCCGATGGGAACATCCGGACGCTGGGTGACGCGGTGTGGTGGTCGTTCACCACGACGACGACCGTCGGCTACGGCGACCACGCGCCGACGACGGGCCTGGGGCGGGTGCTCGCGGTCGGGCTCATGCTGTCGGGGATCGCCCTGCTCGGTGTCGTGACCGCCAACATCGCGGCCTGGTTCATCTCCCGTTTCGAGCGCGACGACGCCGAGGAGCGCCGCCAGACGGCCCTCCTGGAGGCCCTGACCCAGGAGGTCAGGGAGCTGCGGGCGGACGTGGCCCGGCTGTCGGCGGACCCGGCGGCCCTGGCCGAGCGGCCCACCGTACCGCCGCCCACTGCCACGCGTTCTCCTGGTTCTCCTAGTTCTCCCACACCTTGA